One genomic segment of Musa acuminata AAA Group cultivar baxijiao chromosome BXJ3-3, Cavendish_Baxijiao_AAA, whole genome shotgun sequence includes these proteins:
- the LOC135633970 gene encoding disease resistance protein RGA2-like, with protein sequence MSSWILAGLGSLGSSFIGSLMGKISDYVIERVLEDPGVADLHELRNTLSGTERTIGRVENMWIKDEDTKKRLKELLMKLKDTVYDADDLLDEIQFRVLKQQIEQQGAQGYEASNQSSFSFDLPPSKRRKLHERVGRLFGREDDVDRVRENQSKLDEYTTEIKHFIDNLHDDEKQMITSVVPRTTTSFPIETQVFGREKQLNDLLERLMKSADGSGSSNSSISTLTIFGIGGVGKTTLAQHAYHHERVKDYFHHTVWVCVSDDFNVERLTKEIIESLTRKTCDLSNLNTLQEEVKEKLTSKRFLLVLDDVWDENRQNWDRFRAPLGYGEPGSKILVTTRSRKIAEMVGNPFPLGVLDDASYWEFFKQCAFSSKYNGEYPQLEAIAKKIVSRLKGLPLAARMVGGLLKDGMNEEHWRNIAESEIWQLPQNEEGVLPVLQLSYQCLPPHLKRCFVFCSLFPKDHRFYKGDDLVRLWMAEGYVAQDNNMTMEDTGSRYFLDLVNRSFFQEAPWGSMYVIHDLIHDLAQFISEGEFCRINDESKEIPNTTRHLSATLTDGTKLMELSCYDKLRTLMINSKNFWFGFRVESPLFIQFEKLKNIRVLKLHGCGLRELPETIGELIHLRYLDISYNCQICRLSESLCGLYNLRVLDLQGCELQSFPHGMSKLINLMHLNAADEIISKINNVGKLTSLRGLSSFKVLKDQGHEVAQLGSLQQLHGPLRITNLENVESKQEASKANLNNKEYLDELVLEWTSGSSLDGNELVVSEEVLEGLQPHQALKRLTIEGYSGVRSPSWLQAQLLVHLGTLRLINCKAWKDLSCIGQLPNLKNLYVEGMPAVKQISHELSTESKFLPNLERLVLEDMMALEELPSLGQLPCLKVLRIQKMPAVKKLGDGFFGSRDQGKCFPSLEELKFWYMPEWEEWTWADDRQLFPCLRNLEIGSCPRLKRMPPLPTSVESLSLCEVGLTEVPRLWEEIDGSSSSMIVSELKIYSLEEIKLVDIPECEELPCLGQLPSLMVLHIEGMPAVKKVGDGFFGSRYQDKCFPSLEELTFIDLPEWEEWSWADDRQLFPCLRELEIERCPRLKRMPPLPTSVESLSLCEVGLTEVPRLWEEIDGSSSSMIVSELKIYSLEVINLVDIPECEELPCLGQLPGLKVLHIEGMPAVKKVGDGFFGSRDESKCFPSLEELTFRDMPQWEEWSWADDRQLFPCLRNLEIGSCPRLKRMPPLPTSVESLSLCEVGLTEVPRLWEEIDGSSSSMIVSELKIYSLEVINLVDIPECEELPCLGQLPGLKVLHIEGMPAVKKVGDGFFGSRDESKCFPSLEELTFRDMPQWEEWSWADGRQLFPCLRKLQIERCPRLKRMPPLPPPLQTLNLHEVGLTELPGLWEGIHGGGSCITASLSTLTIRKCPNLRNLEEGLLSHSLPNISDIEIAECAELVWLPVKEFKELTSLAKLSIRSCPKLLSMTRDGDNDILLPPSIKELVLSDCGNLGKLLLGCLHNLTSLTRLEIGDCRCIESLPATSLLHLKRLEYLKIWKCGELRSKDELLLNEGNERVEGSSVTELCIDDTALFKLSLLRRILPSVRVLTISNFPRATMSDEEEQLLRSLTALRSLEFKDCKNLQSLPTELHALPSLRLLKIIRCPKIQVLPEKGLPTSLPAGKALGRDEELGLIFGC encoded by the coding sequence ATGTCGTCGTGGATATTAGCAGGCTTGGGATCGCTCGGATCGTCCttcatcgggagcttgatgggtaaGATCAGCGACTATGTGATCGAAAGAGTTTTGGAGGATCCCGGAGTCGCTGACCTCCACGAGCTGAGGAACACTCTTTCGGGGACTGAGCGCACCATCGGCAGAGTCGAGAACATGTGGATTAAAGATGAAGACACGAAAAAGCGATTGAAGGAATTGCTGATGAAACTGAAGGACACTGTTTATGACGCTGACGACTTGCTTGATGAGATCCAGTTCCGGGTTCTGAAGCAACAGATCGAGCAACAAGGAGCTCAGGGGTATGAGGCAAGTAACcaatcatctttttcttttgatcTCCCTCCGAGTAAAAGAAGAAAACTTCATGAACGTGTCGGTCGCCTCTTCGGTAGAGAAGATGATGTGGATAGAGTGAGGGAAAATCAGAGTAAGTTAGATGAATACACTACTGAGATCAAGCATTTCATTGATAACTTACATGATGATGAGAAACAGATGATAACGTCAGTAGTGCCTCGAACCACCACTTCCTTTCCGATAGAAACTCAAGTATTCGGACGAGAGAAACAGCTGAATGACCTTCTGGAACGGTTGATGAAATCGGCCGATGGATCCGGATCCAGCAACAGTAGCATCTCTACCTTGACTATTTTTGGGATCGGCGGGGTCGGAAAGACTACTCTTGCTCAGCATGCCTACCACCACGAGAGGGTGAAGGACTATTTTCATCATACGGTCTGGGTCTGTGTATCCGACGACTTCAACGTGGAGAGGCTTACAAAAGAGATCATAGAATCCTTAACCCGAAAGACGTGTGATCTCAGCAACCTTAATACACTTCAAGAGGAAGTTAAGGAGAAGTTGACCTCAAAAAGGTTCCTTCTTGTCCTCGACGATGTGTGGGACGAGAACAGACAGAACTGGGATAGATTTCGTGCACCATTGGGGTACGGAGAACCAGGAAGCAAGATTTTGGTTACAACTCGCTCTAGAAAGATTGCAGAAATGGTTGGCAATCCGTTCCCTCTAGGAGTTCTGGATGACGCCAGCTATTGGGAATTTTTCAAGCAATGTGCATTTAGTTCCAAATACAACGGTGAATATCCACAGCTAGAAGCCATAGCAAAGAAGATCGTTAGCAGGTTGAAGGGTTTGCCACTTGCGGCAAGGATGGTAGGCGGGTTGTTGAAGGACGGGATGAATGAGGAGCACTGGAGAAACATCGCAGAAAGTGAAATCTGGCAACTACCGCAAAACGAAGAGGGTGTCCTGCCAGTCCTACAATTGAGCTATCAATGTCTTCCCCCACACCTTAAGCGGTGCTTTGTTTTTTGTTCCCTGTTCCCCAAAGATCATCGATTTTATAAAGGAGATGACTTGGTCCGgctttggatggcagaaggctacgTTGCTCAAGACAACAATATGACGATGGAGGATACAGGAAGCCGCTACTTCCTTGACTTAGTGAATAGGTCTTTCTTTCAGGAAGCTCCTTGGGGATCGATGTATGTGATACATGACCTCATACACGATCTTGCTCAATTTATTTCAGAGGGAGAGTTTTGCAGGATCAATGATGAGTCGAAAGAGATCCCTAATACGACTCGTCATCTATCAGCAACATTAACCGATGGAACTAAGTTAATGGAGCTCTCTTGTTATGATAAATTACGGACCCTCATGATTAATTCCAAGAATTTTTGGTTTGGCTTTCGAGTCGAGAGCCCTTTGTTCATTcagtttgaaaaattaaaaaacattCGAGTGTTGAAATTGCACGGGTGTGGCTTGCGGGAGTTGCCTGAGACAATTGGTGAATTGATACACCTCCGCTACCTTGACATATCCTACAACTGTCAGATTTGTAGACTGTCGGAGTCACTATGTGGTCTTTACAATTTGCGAGTACTGGATCTGCAGGGCTGTGAACTACAGAGTTTCCCGCACGGCATGAGCAAGTTGATCAACTTGATGCATCTTAACGCAGCAGACGAAATAATTTCCAAGATAAATAATGTTGGGAAGCTGACTTCTCTTCGAGGATTGTCTTCATTCAAAGTACTCAAGGATCAGGGACACGAGGTTGCCCAATTAGGCAGTCTGCAACAACTTCATGGACCACTTCGAATTACCAACCTCGAGAACGTTGAGAGTAAACAAGAAGCAAGCAAGGCTAATCTGAACAACAAAGAGTACCTTGATGAACTAGTCTTAGAATGGACATCAGGCTCTAGTTTGGACGGCAATGAATTAGTTGTGTCGGAGGAGGTACTCGAAGGTCTCCAACCACATCAGGCTCTCAAACGTTTGACGATAGAAGGGTACAGTGGTGTCAGATCACCCAGTTGGCTGCAGGCACAATTGTTAGTGCATCTGGGAACTCTTAGATTGATAAACTGCAAAGCATGGAAGGATCTTTCATGTATTGGACAGCTACCGAATCTGAAGAACCTTTACGTGGAGGGAATGCCAGCAGTGAAACAAATAAGTCATGAATTAAGTACAGAGAGCAAGTTCTTGCCTAATCTGGAAAGGCTAGTGCTGGAGGACATGATGGCACTGGAGGAACTCCCGAGTCTTGGACAACTGCCGTGTCTCAAGGTTCTCCGCATCCAGAAAATGCCAGCAGTGAAGAAGTTGGGCGATGGATTCTTTGGTTCCAGAGACCAAGGCAAGTGTTTTCCTAGCTTGGAGGAGCTCAAGTTCTGGTACATGCCAGAATGGGAAGAGTGGACTTGGGCTGATGATCGACAGTTGTTTCCCTGCTTGCGAAATCTTGAAATTGGAAGTTGCCCGAGGCTTAAGAGGATGCCTCCCCTCCCTACTTCAGTTGAGTCACTATCATTATGTGAAGTCGGGTTGACAGAAGTTCCAAGATTGTGGGAAGAAATCGATGGAAGTAGCAGCAGTATGATCGTTTCAGAATTGAAAATATATAGTCTTGAAGAGATAAAGCTGGTGGACATCCCAGAATGTGAGGAACTCCCTTGTCTTGGTCAACTGCCGAGTCTCATGGTTCTTCACATCGAGGGAATGCCAGCAGTGAAGAAGGTGGGCGATGGATTCTTTGGTTCTAGATACCAAGACAAGTGTTTTCCAAGCTTGGAGGAGCTCACGTTCATCGACTTGCCAGAATGGGAAGAGTGGTCTTGGGCTGATGACCGACAGCTGTTTCCTTGCTTGCGAGAACTTGAAATTGAAAGATGCCCGAGGCTTAAGAGGATGCCTCCCCTCCCTACTTCAGTTGAGTCACTATCATTATGTGAAGTCGGGTTGACAGAAGTTCCAAGATTGTGGGAAGAAATCGATGGAAGTAGCAGCAGTATGATCGTTTCAGAATTGAAAATATATAGTCTTGAAGTGATAAATCTGGTGGACATCCCAGAATGTGAGGAACTCCCTTGTCTTGGTCAACTGCCGGGTCTCAAGGTTCTTCACATCGAGGGAATGCCAGCAGTGAAGAAGGTGGGTGATGGATTTTTTGGTTCTAGAGACGAAAGCAAGTGTTTTCCTAGCTTGGAGGAGCTCACGTTCAGGGACATGCCACAATGGGAAGAGTGGTCTTGGGCTGATGATCGACAGTTGTTTCCCTGCTTGCGAAATCTTGAAATTGGAAGTTGCCCGAGGCTTAAGAGGATGCCTCCCCTCCCTACTTCAGTTGAGTCACTATCATTATGTGAAGTCGGGTTGACAGAAGTTCCAAGATTGTGGGAAGAAATCGATGGAAGTAGCAGCAGTATGATCGTTTCAGAATTGAAAATATATAGTCTTGAAGTGATAAATCTGGTGGACATCCCAGAATGTGAGGAACTCCCTTGTCTTGGTCAACTGCCGGGTCTCAAGGTTCTTCACATCGAGGGAATGCCAGCAGTGAAGAAGGTGGGTGATGGATTTTTTGGTTCTAGAGACGAAAGCAAGTGTTTTCCTAGCTTGGAGGAGCTCACGTTCAGGGACATGCCACAATGGGAAGAGTGGTCTTGGGCTGATGGCCGACAGCTGTTTCCCTGCTTGCGAAAACTTCAAATTGAAAGATGCCCGAGGCTTAAGAGGatgcctcccctccctcctccacTTCAAACATTAAATTTACATGAAGTCGGATTGACAGAACTGCCAGGGTTATGGGAAGGAATCCATGGAGGCGGCAGTTGCATAActgcttctctttcaacattgacaataCGTAAATGTCCAAATCTAAGAAATCTGGAAGAAGGGTTGCTATCGCACAGCTTACCAAATATCAGTGACATTGAGATAGCGGAATGTGCGGAACTCGTGTGGCTGCCGGTGAAGGAGTTTAAAGAACTCACCTCCCTTGCGAAATTGTCAATCCGCAGTTGCCCGAAGCTCTTGAGCATGACGCGAGATGGGGACAATGACATCCTCCTTCCACCCTCAATCAAGGAACTAGTTCTGTCTGACTGTGGGAATCTGGGAAAATTGCTACTGGGCTGCCTGCACAACTTGACCTCACTCACTCGATTGGAAATAGGCGACTGCCGGTGCATAGAGTCTCTTCCAGCAACGTCGCTGCTTCACCTGAAACGACTTGAATATCTGAAGATTTGGAAATGTGGTGAGCTGAGATCGAAAGACGAGTTGTTGCTGAATGAAGGGAATGAGCGAGTGGAGGGTTCATCGGTAACCGAATTATGCATCGACGATACAGCCCTGTTCAAACTTTCGCTCTTAAGAAGGATACTTCCATCCGTCCGTGTTCTCACAATCTCAAACTTTCCTCGAGCGACGATGTCTGATGAGGAGGAGCAGTTGTTGCGAAGCCTCACAGCTCTCAGATCGCTAGAATTCAAGGATTGCAAGAATCTACAATCGCTGCCGACAGAGTTGCATGCCCTTCCCTCCCTCCGgcttttaaaaataattagatGTCCGAAGATTCAGGTGCTACCTGAGAAGGGGCTACCGACGTCTCTTCCAGCTGGAAAAGCACTTGGCCGAGATGAAGAGCTCGGGTTGATTTTTGGCTGTTGA
- the LOC135634335 gene encoding putative disease resistance RPP13-like protein 1, with protein sequence MWIKDEDTKRRLKELVMELKDAGYDADDLLDEIQFRVLKQQIEQQGALGDETSNQSSSSSGLPPWKKMKISVPAVISRFFGRDDVNRVRKTQMKLDTITTCIDDLINTLDADEKQMITSVVERTTTSSPIETRVFGREEQLNQLLGLLMQSADGSGSSNSSISTLTIVGIGGVGKTTLAQQAYNHARVQDCFQLKVWVCVSDNFNVERLTKEIIESLTRNTCDLNNFDTLQVVVKEKLTSKRFLLVLDDVWSEDSLKWERFCAPLKHGEPGSKILVTTRSKKIADMVGNPFPLDGLDDASYWEFFKQCAFGSEYAGECPQLEAIAKKIAYRLNGLPLAARTVGGLLKPQMNEKHWRNIAGSEIWQLQHDEKGVLPVLQLSYQCLPPYLKRCFVFCSLFPKDHRFYEGDDLVRLWMAEGYVAQDNNMTIEDTRSLYFIDLVNRSFFQEGPVGWEYMMHDLIHDLAQFISEGEFCMIDDDESKEIPNTIRHLSATLTDKTKLMEFSCYEKLRTLMINYKSHWHDIGVEGSLFLQFERLKNIRVLILQRCGLRELPETIGGSIHLRYLDISHNFYFRRLPESLCGLYNLRVLDLWGCELQSFPHGMSKLINLMHLNAEDKIISEINDVGKLTSLQGLCSFKVLKDKGHEVAQLGSLKQLHGKLRITNLENVESKQEASKANLNNKQYLDKLVLEWISDDGSSLDGNELVVSEEVLEGLQPHQALKRLTIRGYIGIRSPSWLQAQLLVHLGILRLINCIAWKDLSCIGQLPNLKNLYVEGMPAVKQISHELSTESKFLPNLERLVLKDMMALEELPSFGQLPSLKVLRIERMPAVKKVGYEFFGSRDESKCFPSLEKLKFGDMPEWEEWSWTDGRQLFPCLRNLEIGSCPRLKRMPPLPTSVESLSLFEVGLTEVPRLWEEIDGSSSSMIVSELKIYSLEEIKLVDIPECEELPCLGQLPSLKVLRIQTMPAVKKVGGGFFGSRDQGKCFPSLEELTFIDLPEWEEWSWADDRQLFPCLRELEIERCPKLKRMPLPPKLESLSLCLVESIEVPRLWEEIDGSSSMTVPEYGLPCLGQLPSLKVLRIVGMPTVKKVGDGFFGSRDQGKCFPSLEELTFIDLPEWEEWSWADGRQLFPCLRELEIIECPRLKRLPPLPPPLETLQIDEVGLTELPGLSEGIHGGGSSITASLSTLRIRKCPNLRNLEEGLLSHSLPNIRDIEIKECAELMWQPAKGFIELTSLGKLSICSCPNLLSMTRDGDINICLPPSIKKLVLSDCGNLGKLLLGCLHNLTSLTRLEIGDCRCIESLPATSLLHLKRLESLSIWQCGELRSIDGLRVLESLRELTIKLCPKLLLNEGNEQVEGSSVTELYIDDTALFKLSLLRRTLPSVRALTISNFRRATMSDEEELLLRSLTALESIEFFNCENLQSLPRELHVLPSLRLLRIIGCPEIQSLPEKGLPTSLRNLQFIACQPRLTEQLEKHLAEMKSSGRFRMSPNGRY encoded by the coding sequence ATGTGGATTAAAGATGAAGACACGAAAAGGCGATTGAAGGAATTGGTGATGGAACTGAAGGACGCTGGTTATGACGCTGACGACTTGCTTGATGAGATCCAGTTCCGGGTTCTGAAGCAACAGATCGAACAACAAGGAGCTCTTGGGGATGAGACAAGTAAccaatcatcttcttcttccggtCTCCCTCCTTGGAAAAAGATGAAAATTTCGGTACCTGCAGTTATCAGTCGCTTCTTCGGTAGAGATGATGTGAATAGAGTGAGGAAAACTCAGATGAAGTTAGACACAATCACTACTTGCATCGATGATCTCATTAATACATTAGATGCTGATGAGAAACAGATGATAACGTCAGTAGTGGAACGAACCACCACTTCCTCACCCATAGAAACTCGAGTATTCGGACGAGAGGAACAGTTGAATCAACTTCTGGGACTGTTGATGCAATCTGCCGACGGATCCGGATCTAGCAACAGTAGCATCTCAACCTTAACTATTGTTGGGATCGGAGGGGTCGGAAAGACTACTCTTGCTCAGCAAGCGTACAACCACGCGAGGGTGCAGGACTGTTTTCAGCTTAAGGTCTGGGTCTGTGTATCCGACAACTTCAACGTGGAGAGGCTTACCAAAGAGATCATAGAATCCTTAACCAGGAATACGTGTGATCTCAATAACTTTGATACACTTCAAGTGGTAGTTAAGGAGAAGTTGACCTCAAAAAGGTTCCTGCTTGTCCTCGACGATGTGTGGAGCGAGGACAGCCTGAAATGGGAAAGATTTTGTGCACCATTGAAGCACGGAGAACCCGGAAGCAAGATTTTGGTTACGACTCGCTCTAAAAAGATTGCAGACATGGTTGGCAATCCGTTCCCTCTAGATGGTCTGGATGACGCCAGCTATTGGGAATTTTTCAAGCAATGTGCATTTGGTTCCGAATACGCCGGTGAATGTCCACAGCTAGAGGCCATAGCAAAGAAGATCGCTTACAGGTTGAATGGGTTGCCACTTGCGGCAAGGACGGTAGGCGGGTTGTTGAAGCCGCAGATGAATGAGAAGCACTGGAGAAACATCGCAGGGAGTGAAATCTGGCAACTACAGCATGACGAAAAGGGTGTCCTGCCAGTCCTACAATTGAGCTATCAATGTCTTCCCCCATACCTTAAGCGGTGCTTTGTTTTTTGTTCCCTGTTCCCCAAAGATCATCGATTTTATGAAGGAGATGACTTGGTCCGgctttggatggcagaaggctacgTTGCTCAAGACAACAATATGACGATCGAGGATACAAGAAGCCTCTACTTCATTGACTTAGTGAATAGGTCTTTCTTTCAGGAAGGTCCTGTGGGATGGGAATATATGATGCATGACCTGATACATGATCTTGCTCAGTTTATTTCAGAGGGGGAGTTTTGCATGATCGATGATGATGAGTCGAAAGAGATCCCTAATACGATTCGTCATCTGTCAGCAACATTAACCGATAAAACTAAGTTAATGGAGTTCTCCTGTTATGAGAAATTACGGACCCTCATGATCAATTATAAAAGTCATTGGCATGACATTGGAGTCGAGGGCTCTTTGTTCCTCCAGTTTGAAAGATTAAAAAACATTCGAGTGTTGATATTACAGAGGTGTGGCTTGCGGGAGTTGCCTGAGACAATTGGTGGCTCGATACACCTCCGCTATCTTGACATATCTCACAACTTCTACTTTAGGAGGCTGCCGGAGTCGTTATGTGGTCTTTACAATTTGCGAGTACTGGATCTGTGGGGCTGTGAACTACAGAGTTTCCCGCACGGCATGAGTAAGTTGATCAACTTGATGCATCTTAATGCAGAAGACAAAATAATTTCCGAGATAAATGATGTTGGGAAGCTGACTTCTCTTCAAGGACTGTGTTCATTTAAAGTACTCAAGGATAAGGGACACGAGGTTGCCCAATTAGGCAGTCTGAAACAACTACATGGAAAACTTCGAATTACCAACCTTGAGAATGTTGAGAGTAAACAAGAAGCAAGCAAGGCTAATCTGAACAACAAACAGTACCTTGATAAACTGGTCTTAGAATGGATATCAGATGATGGCTCCAGTTTGGACGGCAATGAATTAGTTGTGTCGGAGGAGGTACTTGAAGGTCTCCAACCACATCAGGCTCTCAAACGTTTGACGATCAGAGGGTACATTGGTATCAGATCACCCAGTTGGCTGCAGGCACAATTGTTAGTGCATCTGGGAATTCTTAGACTGATAAACTGCATAGCATGGAAGGATCTTTCATGTATTGGACAGCTACCGAATCTGAAGAACCTTTACGTGGAGGGAATGCCAGCAGTGAAACAAATAAGTCATGAATTAAGTACAGAGAGCAAGTTCTTGCCTAATCTGGAAAGGCTAGTGCTGAAGGACATGATGGCACTGGAGGAACTCCCGAGTTTTGGACAACTGCCGAGTCTCAAGGTTCTGCGCATCGAGAGAATGCCAGCAGTGAAGAAGGTGGGCTATGAATTCTTTGGTTCTAGAGACGAAAGCAAGTGTTTTCCTAGCCTGGAGAAGCTCAAGTTCGGGGACATGCCAGAATGGGAAGAGTGGTCTTGGACTGATGGCCGACAGCTGTTTCCCTGTTTGCGAAATCTTGAAATTGGAAGTTGCCCGAGGCTTAAGAGGATGCCTCCCCTCCCTACTTCAGTTGAGTCACTATCATTATTTGAAGTCGGGTTGACAGAAGTTCCAAGATTGTGGGAAGAAATCGATGGAAGTAGCAGCAGTATGATCGTTTCAGAATTGAAAATATATAGTCTTGAAGAGATAAAGCTGGTGGACATCCCAGAATGTGAGGAACTCCCTTGTCTTGGTCAACTGCCGAGTCTCAAGGTTCTTCGCATCCAGACAATGCCCGCAGTGAAGAAGGTGGGCGGTGGATTCTTTGGTTCTAGAGACCAAGGCAAGTGTTTTCCTAGCTTGGAGGAGCTCACGTTCATCGACTTGCCAGAATGGGAAGAGTGGTCTTGGGCTGATGACCGACAGCTGTTTCCTTGCTTGCGAGAACTTGAAATTGAAAGATGCCCGAAGCTTAAGAGGATGCCTCTCCCTCCTAAACTTGAATCACTGTCATTATGTCTTGTCGAGTCGATAGAAGTTCCAAGATTATGGGAAGAAATCGATGGAAGTAGCAGTATGACTGTTCCAGAATATGGACTCCCTTGTCTTGGACAATTGCCGAGTCTCAAGGTTCTTCGCATCGTGGGAATGCCAACAGTGAAGAAGGTGGGCGATGGATTCTTCGGTTCTAGAGACCAAGGCAAATGTTTTCCTAGCTTGGAGGAGCTCACGTTCATCGACTTGCCAGAATGGGAAGAGTGGTCTTGGGCTGATGGCCGACAGCTGTTTCCTTGCTTGCGAGAACTTGAAATTATAGAGTGCCCGCGGCTTAAGAGGTtgcctcccctccctcctccacTTGAAACATTACAAATAGATGAAGTCGGATTGACAGAACTGCCAGGGTTATCGGAAGGAATCCATGGAGGCGGCAGTAGCATAActgcttctctttcaacattgagaaTACGAAAATGTCCAAATCTAAGAAATCTGGAAGAAGGGTTGCTATCGCACAGCTTACCAAATATCCGTGACATTGAGATAAAGGAATGTGCGGAACTCATGTGGCAGCCGGCGAAGGGGTTTATAGAACTCACCTCCCTTGGGAAATTGTCAATCTGCAGTTGCCCGAATCTCTTGAGCATGACGCGAGATGGGGACATTAACATCTGCCTCCCACCATCGATAAAGAAACTAGTGTTGTCTGACTGTGGGAATCTGGGAAAATTGCTACTGGGCTGCCTGCACAACTTGACCTCACTCACTCGATTGGAAATAGGCGACTGCCGGTGCATAGAGTCTCTTCCAGCAACGTCGCTGCTTCACCTGAAACGACTTGAATCTCTGAGCATTTGGCAATGTGGTGAGTTGAGATCAATAGACGGGTTGCGAGTTCTGGAATCCCTGAGAGAATTGACCATCAAATTATGTCCCAAGCTGTTGCTGAATGAAGGGAATGAGCAAGTGGAGGGTTCGTCGGTAACTGAATTATACATCGACGACACAGCCCTGTTCAAACTATCGCTCTTAAGAAGAACACTTCCATCCGTCCGTGCTCTCACAATCTCAAACTTTCGTCGAGCGACGATGTCTGATGAGGAGGAGCTGTTGTTGCGAAGCCTCACAGCTCTCGAATCTATAGAATTCTTCAATTGCGAGAATCTACAATCGCTACCGAGAGAGTTGCATGTCCTTCCCTCCCTCCGGCTTTTAAGAATAATTGGATGTCCGGAGATTCAGTCGCTACCTGAGAAGGGGCTGCCGACGTCCCTCAGGAATCTACAGTTCATTGCCTGCCAGCCGAGGCTGACGGAGCAGCTGGAGAAGCACTTGGCCGAGATGAAGAGTTCGGGTCGATTTCGAATGTCACCCAATGGGAGATATTAA